ATAAAGGCTGATGTTCCTTCTGTGCCAACCATTCTAGACAGATCAGTCAAAGATAGTCTTATCATCGCCAGTTCGAATTCATTTTGGGGGTCATCCTCCTTCGATTTACTTCTGCCAGCATACGTTACAAAGGAGCGGTATGTCGATGGATCCCAAATTCAGATCAAAGGAGGATAACTCTAGTTTTTTCCCAGTATCATGAATCAGGGTCCCCTTCTAGAAGCATTCGGTGCTGCAGGGCTTGAAGTTTGGCTGGGAGCTGCCAAACCAAAGGCGGATACAATCAGGTTGATCACTACATCATCGCACGTCCACCCATGTGCATCTGTCATCCAAAAATGCTTTTGGGGAGGTCTGCCCCTCTCTACCGTTTCTGTGCCTGGATTGGTCTCCCCGTCGCGACGACTGTGTAAGTCGGGTGGTGAAGCGGGATGATCATTGCTTGTACCGTCTCAGCACCGACGGGCTGATGGCACGTTAGTGGTGGTGATAGGCGAAGATGGCAAAGAACAAAGTACATATTCCAGATTTGGATCACTATTTTTGGATATGCTATTTTCACATCTGCATACAGCGACGATCTCGGTGGATGTACACATGGAAAAGAATTTCCAGGGTCTGACTGATGCTGAACGGTGATGGTTGCAGTAACGCAGACGACGTTGACGCCAGTGCCAGTCTATCTCTATCATACGATGATCTCCATTTAATTCCTTCAGTTGGAAATGATTTCCATATACACAGAAGCTAATTCGTTCATCCATGTTAGCTGCTGATAAGTGACGAATTCTGGTAACCGCAAATATCACGACTGTAATGAATTCATTGGCTTGGATAATCACAACGCATCACTGTGAACGCGTGGACTATATCTCGCTCCAATTACAGTATTATCTTCTACGTATTTCAAAGTCTTAGCCCTGGATGGCAAAAATGCCTGCTCATCATTGGCGATAAGGAGAAAAGTCAATAGCTCAGAGAATCTACTGTAACCAGACATCAAGATGACGAACAGTCCTTATGATATATACCCGGTTGGTTTCTTGGCATGAAACATGTCAGATTTCATGAGTTTGTATGAGCTATTACTCAGTATCGCAATATAACGGTGGGCATTTAGTAAACATGGGAAGTGAGGCTCATGCCAATGACCCCCAAAGTACTCGACCGTTCAGTTACTCGTTTTAGGAACCGAACTATCTAAGTATTCCTTGAACAAACCAGCGAAACACAGCGTTTGCCCTGGTTATTACAAGCCAAACGACTTCGTTCAACGCCCATTAAAATCAATCCCTAGTTCAAGCCGCTTCAGTGTAGGGTAGTTAATGGAACAGGCATATTATAATATCGAACCCATACATGCAACATATCCGCACTGCCCCTGAGCTTCCAAAAATATCGCGAACTGTAGAGTGACATTGATAAGGAGCCCTTATGCACAATGACCATACAGGCACTTAAGTATCGGACTTGGCATGCGGTCAGCGGGATCCTGGACTGACTACCCATATGCAAATCACTAAGTCCAGGGTAATGTTATATCAGGATAGCTGAAGGGCAACCAACATCATGATGTTACTACGGTCATTTCTTCTTATTACAGTACGACCATTGGGGTAGATTAAGTGACCTGGGTGTTAAAAAGTGAACTGAGTTGAAAAGCCAACCCCTCCCTGTCTTGATAGTTGAATCGGAACTTGATCACAAGCCTGGCTGGATACACGCCTGGGCGATAACATCGCTACTTGTTCATGGCGATCTGATTCTCTACACATTGTGTGACGTTCAGTCAGCAAACTCGGCCCTTTTCAACCATAAGAGACCGTCGGATCTATCTTTGGACATATTGGCTGGGTGGTTCAGATCGCGAAAAGGTGAAAGAAAGAGGCGAATGCGTCTTGACAGCCCCTTATATATATCACAGCGGAGGAGATCATAATAGGGTTTGAGTGTCAATAAAACCTTATGCCAATGTACATATGGATGACtctgaaaaaaaaaagctcaTGTGCCTCGCCCATATCACGTCAAGGCGTGCAAtactgggctgggctgggcggGTCGAGTCTCGAATCTCGTCCTGATCGATGTGAACCATGTTGCTTTGTCTCTTTTGAACTCCACTATCTTTAGagatagaaaataaaaaccATATGTCTATTCATCATCACtgtcgtcttcctcctcagcaTTCTCCAACCAGTCAACCAGCATCCTGCACTTCTCCTTCAGCAATGTCATGCTCTCTCCCTCAACAGCTCGATCGTTCTCCCACCAACCTAAAATACCTTCCTCCTCAAGGATATCCTGTGAGTAGAGCTGCTGCAGCATTGCTGCGAGAAGAATGCCCACTCGAGATTGTTCTGGCCCTGGAGAGCGTGTGAGGGCTTTTTGAAGAGCGATGATGAATTCAACCTGCGCAGCTTCGTTGTCGTTTTCGAGGCCGATGCCCACTTCGTTGATGAACTTTGTTGCCCCTGGACGGGAGTTGAGGGCACGGTCTGCGGCCTTGCTGGGTTCAAGACTGCCATACTCAGGGGTCATAAGCTCTACTGCGCGATGAGCGAAGGCACTGGCCACAGCGCGGCGCATCATGGCATCGGAAGCGTCGTTAGAAAGACGCAGACCCATGAACTCGAGCTTGGCCGAGTCGAAATCGCCAGACTGTGCGCGCAGTGCGTCGACAAGACCGTGGACAGCCTCGTTGTGGAAAGAAAGCTTGTCGCCAGCGTCATCAGACGCGAAGGAGGTACGACGGGAAGGATCGCCGGCGTTAATGTTCAGCGAGttctcatccatctcatcttcCGAAATCTCGGAAGACAACGTCGACACGGACGAAGTGGATATGTTGAACTGAGCCAAGTTGTAGATCAGGCTCTTCTGCAGCTGGGATGGATCTCTCTCGTCGAGGTCCTCATCCTCAGGGTCTGTGAACTCGGCGGCGTTGGTGCTGGCTCCAAGGAGTTTGGTGTCTGGCGTCACAGGGTTGCCCTCAACGTCGACACAAGAGACGGCAGTGTCTTTGGGTAGTGCAGCGCCCTCGCTAACGTTTGCACCAAAGGATACCAGACTGCCCTCGGGTATGGAGGCATTCTTGCCAATGACTGCCGAGTCTGCAACTATGGACTGGTATATCTTTGCCCCATCCTCAATCGTGGTATCATCCCAGACATAAGAGTTCACTAAAACCACATTGGCACCAATCTTACAGTCTCTACCAACAATACTGTTGGAGATGGTACTTCCTGAGCCAATGTTGCTGTCGCGCCCAATAATGGAATTCGAAAGTTTGGCATCATTTGCATAGAATGCACCCTGCTCGGCCACGACGCCATGGATATGTCGTTGGTACGATTGCTTGGGTAGGATATTACACTCTGGAATGAAGGGATATGTCCATCTGTCAAGAACATCGCGACTGACAGCATCGTACTGCTGTAGGTTGCTTGCTCGTGCCGCGTAGCCCTCCTCGCAAATCTCGGTGTAAATCATCTTGCCGTTCAGCTCCCAATCCTTAAGTACACCGTGTAAGAAGTTCTTCCGGGGAAGTTCGTAGTCGAAGCTCTCTGACCAAAGTGCAAGGACCTCGGGTGTACATATGTCGATCTCGGCGTCGATGAGATCGGATCGGATTTCGAACTCGGTAGATAGTTCGTCCACAACAGCCGGATCCAAATACATGTATCGGTCGCTTGCCAGGGGGTCCATCTCGTCATAGTGAAGACATCTCTGAGTCTTGGTATCGACAACGAAGATGGGGGTAATTCCGTTTGTCTTTGTTCGGTGGTCACCCTCTCCACCACTGCGCAACACCATTGTCATAATGTTGGCTGCACTGTCTTCCCTGCGCTTTCGATGCGCCGCCAGGGCATTATCGAGCATAATGTTGGATACCAAGTCGCCGTTTACGAGGATAAAATCGCCATCAACGAGTGATCGCTTGTCCATGTCACGAAGGACATCACCGGCTGAGCGTGCGTCGGAAACTCGAACGAACTGAAGGTGCGAGAAGGGAGATGTGCGCGCAGCTGATGACCATCGAGAACGGCCGATGTAATCTTCGACCTGATCGGTATGGGCACCGCAGTAAATGTAGACTTCATTGACACCATTCATTGCCAGAAACTCTAGAGTGTACTCGATAAGAGGAACGTTTGCGAGTGGGAGAAGACACTGCGAATAGCCTCATTAGTTTGAACACATACACCACGCCAGGGTTTAAGGCAAAATGTTACTCTTGGCTTTTCAGTCGTAAAAGGCCTGTATCTGTCTTGGAAAGAATCGGCAATGACCTGGAAGATAAACTGTGAGCTTGCGCCGCTCTTGATCGGTATGATACCCCGCCATATCACCTACGACCGCCTGGAGAACATCTTCGCTCTTGCTCTCGCCTCCTGACTTTGTGGACCTTTTGCCCTTTCCGCTGTTGCCCTTGTGCGACATGATGCCGGTGTCGAGAGTGTTGCGCCTAAATTCCTTGAGGGAAAGTTGTGAAGTTGAGTCGAAGCGCATGCAGAATAGAACGTGGGGCTATGTCAAATTTCCAGTGACTCAATCGACATTCCGCTTCACCTCGGTGTGAGGAGCGGCTTGCTGAGTCATGCAGAACTCGCTCTCCACGGCCCGTCGTCATTCAACGATGTTTGTCAAGGAAGTTTAATTGTTTTGGCCTCGGACGATGAGCCTCGATAGAGTTCAGTAAGCATTCCAGCTACTTCGCTGTAGGCTATTAGAAAAAAACAGTAGTACGTTGTTACGCTTTACTTGAGTTCTCGGTACAGGACGAACTTTGTTACAGTGTTCTCACGAGGTCGGGTTGGTAAGCTGGTAGATAAATTTGGGTCCAAACAAGTCGAAGCCCGATTGTGCGTAGGTAACTACCTAATTATCACTTGCGGTGGTTTGGCTAGGGGGTATCGGATCTTGACCATTGAGGGCAGGATGCAATGGAAGTGTGgccaaaaaaaaaggttGAGTAGTTTACTGGCTGGATACTTTTGTTCCCGTGGTTTATTAACCCGTGGCTTGAATATTGTAGAATGTCGCATGTTCATCTGAAATGTTATCAGCTTTTTACACACACGTACACAGATGTGGCAACGAAAAACTGGCCTGACGTGGCGTCCTTAAATGAAGCCAGTTGCCGGTCAAAGCTTAATACCTATTGCATGAGCTTTGTGACATGAACAGCATGCACTTGTGCAGGAACAAGCAAGACTTTCTGAAAGTGAAAAACCAGTGTCCTTTCGATTCCGGGAGGCGGCAAAGCCCGATTGGGGACTAAAGAGAGATGGCTATTTAGGACTGTTGAGGTGCCCGATGAGGTTCGGATCATCCATTTCTTTGTCCCATTTAGGTACTAAGTATATTGTATCCTAGACATAACAAGACATAATCCCTGTTTAAAGACTTGGAATTGTTCTGAGTATTACCAGTAGAAATTGCCAACCGCCTTTGTTGAGTAGTTGACCTAGGGTTTCTGACGTTTATTGATGGAATTGTCCGAGACAAAATGATATCAAAACTTGGAATCTGGTAGCACTCTGAGACAAACTTTGCCGGCCAGTGAGAGTTGCGGATAAATCATCTTGCAACAAGTATAGCGGTGTCTCGGAATGTCTTGGGGTATGTGTCTGTGTCTTGGTTGGAAAATAATGCAGATGTCGCTTGAGCTGTTTGCGTTGAACATAGTAATGTGCGTAGAGTTTGATGCAATTACTATTTGTCTTGGTCAGAGCGCCTCTAGTATTAGTACTATCGATGTGAGTGTCGCTTAATTATGCCAggcatacctacctactaatctTAATATCATCAGAAACCTAGTAACCAAACAAACAGCTGAGCTCGATCAGTGCCTTACTATTGGGTACCCACCTACGGACCATGGTTGGCACGATGCTCTGCCTACCCGCATACCAAGCTCCATACGGAAGCCCAAGTACTCTTCCCGAACAGCCATTGCCAGGACTCAAAGGAATTCAGGGTCCCCATACCCTGTAATTGTGAACCCCGCAATCCTGTCTCTTCACATACATATCTCACAGGAAAATTCTCCTTGATAGTACATGAAATACAGTGCCAAAAATGCCTTCTGCTGAACTGTGCTTGTGAGAATTTAGCCGTATGGTGTTAGTAATTAATGTAGGTGGTTATGCTCGTTGCTCATAGGTCCTGCCGACTTGGTATTTAGGTAGGAAGGTACCGTCGAGcggtaggtactaacctactaGGTAAGCTAATGTAAGGAAGGCATGGAAGTTGCTGTTTCCATTTCTGCGGCTCGTGCACAGTGCATTCTTCTCTGTTCCTGCAGTTACACTGTAGTTACCCGCTTCGTTCTCGCCCTCGTTCCCTACAACGGCCACGGTCTCGACCACGAAGACCTCTCGCTTGCCTTTATTTCATTCTCCACGTTTGAACCTTCTGCTTAAACACAACCGTCGAGAGTCTTCTAAAGCCTTTGCAAACGTTGTCTTTAACGCGTAGCCGTACTATGGACAACTTCAACAGTCTGATCGGCGACGATCACTAGGCCAACCACTGATGCACTACACTGCGCTACACTAGGTATACAGGACAGCTCAGTGCCCAGCATCTGGCAACC
This Fusarium poae strain DAOMC 252244 chromosome 3, whole genome shotgun sequence DNA region includes the following protein-coding sequences:
- a CDS encoding hypothetical protein (BUSCO:13063at5125); this translates as MRFDSTSQLSLKEFRRNTLDTGIMSHKGNSGKGKRSTKSGGESKSEDVLQAVVIADSFQDRYRPFTTEKPRCLLPLANVPLIEYTLEFLAMNGVNEVYIYCGAHTDQVEDYIGRSRWSSAARTSPFSHLQFVRVSDARSAGDVLRDMDKRSLVDGDFILVNGDLVSNIMLDNALAAHRKRREDSAANIMTMVLRSGGEGDHRTKTNGITPIFVVDTKTQRCLHYDEMDPLASDRYMYLDPAVVDELSTEFEIRSDLIDAEIDICTPEVLALWSESFDYELPRKNFLHGVLKDWELNGKMIYTEICEEGYAARASNLQQYDAVSRDVLDRWTYPFIPECNILPKQSYQRHIHGVVAEQGAFYANDAKLSNSIIGRDSNIGSGSTISNSIVGRDCKIGANVVLVNSYVWDDTTIEDGAKIYQSIVADSAVIGKNASIPEGSLVSFGANVSEGAALPKDTAVSCVDVEGNPVTPDTKLLGASTNAAEFTDPEDEDLDERDPSQLQKSLIYNLAQFNISTSSVSTLSSEISEDEMDENSLNINAGDPSRRTSFASDDAGDKLSFHNEAVHGLVDALRAQSGDFDSAKLEFMGLRLSNDASDAMMRRAVASAFAHRAVELMTPEYGSLEPSKAADRALNSRPGATKFINEVGIGLENDNEAAQVEFIIALQKALTRSPGPEQSRVGILLAAMLQQLYSQDILEEEGILGWWENDRAVEGESMTLLKEKCRMLVDWLENAEEEDDSDDE